One window of the Paenibacillus beijingensis genome contains the following:
- a CDS encoding UDP-glucose dehydrogenase family protein yields the protein MKLAVVGTGYVGLVSGVCFSELGNEVICVDKIQEKIEMLERGEVPIYEPGLKELIESNRNAGRLSFTTDLADAVRRSDIVILAVGTPPLPNGEANLSYIKDAAKEIAQAMNGYKIVMTKSTVPVGTNEKIAAIISEYSVHHFDTVSVPEFLREGSAIKDTLNPDRIVIGTDSQAAAERISALHRPLTDQILLTDIRSAEMIKYASNAFLATKISFINEIANICEKVGADVTKVSEGMGFDKRIGSSFLKAGIGYGGSCFPKDTQALIQIAGHVDYEFKLLKSVVEVNRDQRFNVINKLETILGDLSGKTIAVWGLAFKPETDDVRDAPAFEIIQTLIDKGAHVKAYDPIATDNFKKLLVHPEVKYCGSAVEAAEQADALCLLTEWKEFTQFSIEALQKLLKRPILIDGRNVFSEEQLAGTPMIYYSVGRPGMNQGVREQMPVLQF from the coding sequence ATGAAACTGGCAGTCGTCGGCACCGGATATGTCGGGTTGGTATCGGGCGTTTGTTTCTCGGAGTTGGGCAATGAAGTCATCTGCGTCGATAAGATTCAAGAGAAAATCGAGATGCTTGAGAGAGGCGAAGTTCCGATCTATGAACCGGGGCTGAAGGAGCTGATAGAGAGCAACCGAAATGCGGGCCGATTGTCGTTCACGACGGATCTTGCCGATGCGGTTCGCCGGTCGGATATCGTCATTCTCGCTGTAGGAACTCCGCCGCTTCCGAACGGAGAAGCCAACCTTTCCTATATCAAGGATGCTGCGAAAGAGATTGCGCAGGCGATGAACGGCTACAAGATCGTCATGACGAAGAGCACGGTACCGGTTGGAACAAACGAGAAGATTGCGGCCATTATTTCCGAATACTCGGTTCATCACTTCGATACCGTATCCGTACCTGAATTTTTAAGGGAAGGGTCGGCAATCAAGGATACGCTTAACCCGGACCGGATTGTCATCGGAACGGATAGTCAGGCTGCGGCAGAGCGTATTTCGGCGCTGCACCGTCCGCTGACGGATCAAATCCTGTTGACGGATATTCGCAGCGCGGAAATGATCAAATATGCATCGAATGCCTTCCTGGCGACGAAAATCTCGTTCATCAATGAAATTGCTAACATATGTGAGAAAGTAGGAGCCGATGTGACTAAAGTATCCGAAGGTATGGGATTCGACAAGCGCATCGGCTCTTCCTTTCTCAAGGCAGGTATTGGGTATGGTGGTTCGTGTTTCCCTAAAGATACACAAGCGCTTATCCAAATCGCCGGTCATGTGGATTACGAATTTAAACTGCTCAAATCGGTCGTCGAGGTCAATCGAGATCAACGCTTTAATGTGATCAACAAGCTGGAAACGATACTCGGCGATTTGAGCGGTAAGACGATTGCTGTCTGGGGGCTGGCTTTTAAGCCGGAGACGGACGATGTACGTGATGCGCCCGCATTCGAGATTATTCAAACGCTTATTGACAAGGGTGCGCATGTCAAAGCCTACGACCCGATAGCCACTGATAACTTTAAGAAGCTGCTCGTTCATCCGGAAGTAAAGTATTGCGGCAGCGCAGTGGAAGCGGCAGAACAAGCCGATGCGCTATGTTTGTTGACAGAGTGGAAGGAATTTACACAATTTTCGATTGAAGCGCTTCAAAAGCTGTTAAAGCGTCCAATATTAATTGATGGACGAAATGTGTTCAGTGAGGAACAGTTGGCAGGTACTCCAATGATTTATTATTCGGTCGGAAGGCCGGGCATGAATCAAGGGGTCAGAGAACAAATGCCGGTTCTGCAATTTTAG
- a CDS encoding sugar phosphate nucleotidyltransferase — protein sequence MRLILLSGGSGKRLWPLSNESRSKQFLKVLKSDEGSLESMVQRVWGQIAKAGMGDHAYIATSKAQVEMIYSQLGSELEVIVEPERRDTFPAIALASVYLYSIAGASLDETVVVMPVDPYVDDSFFHKVKELDNVLENSGADLALMGVKPTYPSEKYGYIVPDASADDSSAYLHVESFREKPREEEAAEMIRHHALWNCGVFAFRLDLIINMLIAEGFPIQYEEMARQYAKLPKNSFDYEVVEKANHIVALPYEGSWKDLGTWNTLTEEIETPLIGKGIITDDSVNTHVINELDIPLTLLNVSNVIVAASPDGILVADKASSPLIKEVMKHSEQRPMYEERRWGRYRVLDFVKYPDGNEVLTKRICVEAGKNLSYQYHMRRDEVWTVISGEGELLLDGKLLPLAAGNVFRIPKGSLHSLHAQTEIEIIEVQTGTELIEEDIVRLALDWKEIQTFIGVKN from the coding sequence ATGAGGCTGATATTACTATCTGGAGGCTCGGGCAAACGTCTATGGCCATTGTCGAATGAATCACGGTCTAAGCAATTCTTAAAGGTGTTGAAAAGTGATGAGGGTTCATTGGAATCGATGGTACAGCGGGTATGGGGGCAAATTGCCAAAGCTGGTATGGGAGATCATGCTTATATTGCAACAAGCAAAGCACAGGTTGAAATGATTTACAGTCAACTCGGAAGCGAACTGGAAGTAATCGTCGAGCCGGAACGAAGAGATACGTTCCCGGCTATTGCGCTTGCATCCGTCTATCTGTATTCGATTGCCGGAGCAAGCCTGGACGAAACCGTTGTCGTGATGCCGGTCGATCCTTACGTGGACGATTCGTTCTTTCACAAGGTGAAAGAGCTAGACAATGTATTGGAAAATTCCGGCGCCGATCTGGCCTTGATGGGCGTCAAACCGACGTATCCTTCCGAAAAGTATGGATATATAGTGCCTGACGCATCTGCAGATGATTCTTCCGCTTATCTTCATGTGGAGAGCTTCCGCGAAAAACCCCGCGAAGAAGAAGCGGCAGAGATGATTCGTCATCATGCGCTTTGGAACTGCGGGGTTTTTGCTTTCAGACTGGACTTGATTATCAATATGTTGATCGCAGAAGGGTTTCCGATTCAGTATGAAGAGATGGCCCGGCAGTACGCCAAGCTTCCAAAAAATAGTTTCGATTATGAAGTTGTTGAGAAAGCGAACCATATTGTCGCGCTTCCTTATGAGGGCAGTTGGAAAGACCTTGGCACCTGGAATACGCTGACGGAAGAAATTGAAACGCCGCTGATCGGCAAGGGCATTATCACTGACGACTCGGTTAATACGCACGTCATCAATGAGCTGGATATTCCGCTAACGCTGCTTAATGTATCCAACGTCATCGTCGCCGCCAGTCCGGACGGCATTCTCGTCGCGGACAAAGCGTCAAGCCCGTTAATTAAAGAGGTGATGAAGCATTCCGAGCAGCGTCCGATGTATGAGGAACGGCGATGGGGGCGTTACCGGGTGCTTGATTTCGTCAAATATCCAGACGGTAACGAAGTGCTGACGAAGCGGATTTGCGTCGAGGCGGGCAAAAACTTGAGCTATCAGTACCACATGCGCCGCGACGAGGTGTGGACAGTCATCTCCGGCGAAGGGGAGCTGCTACTGGATGGCAAGCTGCTCCCGCTTGCTGCGGGCAATGTGTTTCGGATTCCGAAGGGAAGCCTGCACAGCCTGCATGCGCAGACGGAAATCGAGATCATCGAAGTCCAGACCGGGACGGAGCTGATCGAAGAGGATATCGTCCGGCTGGCGCTCGATTGGAAGGAAATCCAGACGTTCATCGGCGTGAAAAATTAA
- a CDS encoding oligosaccharide flippase family protein: MSLTAIRRVFTGSGFVQTIFKTSATNFLVMATATITALITARMFGVEGKGELSTVLFWPSFLAGLTGFGLPTSLIYNTKKHGENVTDYLRLCFMYQLPISIIVGVLTWLYLPVWLGNYPGDVIKTAQWFTVLNMPLLLVVNVLQSLAQSLNKFNVYNSLRLNVPLFNLIGLIVLWGFGNLSIPSAAVVYLTTTVLVIFGSLYRLREYLNIKWLVKIKRFAYTSLFGYGIRVYGTEFIGTMYNQFDKLIIISFLSAKEMGLYTVMYTCSRLFNVVQSAITSVVFPKVTGMKKEEIIQKVGTAFRISLFFMLIIAIPGMIIGRFLIGLFFGEAFLEASTTLYILCIECIIGGSSWILSASFNAIGRPGLVLIRQLLALSITIGSFYMLVPHLGLIGVAIALLIGSFVRMIFSISSIIVLFKVPFQKIIFDKSDLNVMKQFILNRKTRSVN; the protein is encoded by the coding sequence ATGAGTTTGACGGCTATAAGAAGAGTATTTACCGGAAGCGGATTTGTCCAGACAATATTTAAGACCAGTGCTACTAATTTTTTAGTTATGGCAACCGCTACGATTACTGCTTTAATTACAGCAAGAATGTTCGGGGTTGAAGGCAAGGGTGAGCTTTCAACCGTTTTGTTTTGGCCTTCTTTTCTGGCTGGATTGACAGGCTTTGGATTGCCAACATCGTTAATCTACAATACAAAAAAACATGGAGAGAATGTCACTGATTATTTAAGATTGTGTTTCATGTATCAATTACCGATTAGTATAATAGTTGGTGTATTAACATGGTTATATCTTCCAGTCTGGTTGGGGAACTATCCAGGGGATGTAATCAAAACGGCACAGTGGTTCACTGTGCTTAATATGCCCTTGTTGCTTGTAGTCAACGTGCTTCAATCATTAGCGCAAAGTTTGAATAAATTCAATGTTTACAATAGTTTGAGGCTCAATGTCCCACTCTTCAATTTGATTGGACTCATAGTGCTCTGGGGATTCGGGAATTTAAGTATCCCCTCTGCTGCCGTAGTATATTTAACGACAACTGTTTTGGTCATTTTCGGTTCATTATACAGACTAAGAGAATATCTGAATATCAAATGGCTTGTTAAGATTAAAAGGTTTGCTTATACGTCATTATTTGGATATGGTATTCGGGTTTATGGTACCGAGTTTATAGGAACCATGTATAATCAGTTCGACAAGCTAATCATAATATCTTTTCTCTCAGCCAAAGAGATGGGCCTGTATACTGTAATGTATACGTGTTCCAGACTTTTTAATGTTGTACAGAGCGCGATTACTAGTGTCGTGTTTCCAAAGGTAACGGGAATGAAGAAGGAAGAAATTATTCAAAAAGTTGGAACAGCTTTTCGCATATCACTCTTTTTTATGCTTATTATAGCAATACCGGGAATGATCATCGGACGGTTTCTGATAGGTCTTTTTTTTGGTGAAGCATTTCTTGAAGCGAGTACAACATTATACATTTTATGTATTGAATGTATAATTGGTGGTTCATCCTGGATATTATCTGCCTCATTTAATGCAATAGGACGTCCAGGTTTAGTACTGATTAGACAACTGTTAGCTTTAAGTATTACGATTGGATCTTTTTACATGCTTGTTCCTCATTTAGGGTTAATTGGGGTGGCAATTGCTTTACTTATCGGTTCATTTGTTAGAATGATTTTTAGTATATCAAGCATTATTGTTTTGTTTAAAGTTCCGTTTCAAAAAATAATATTTGATAAAAGTGATTTAAATGTTATGAAACAGTTTATTTTAAATCGCAAAACAAGGAGCGTGAATTAA
- a CDS encoding polysaccharide pyruvyl transferase family protein, with translation MNVLIINAHSSMNKGDAGIMLSMIDSLRSSIDSCNIKIKTRFPEVDAPVYDVSVAECIENIKDKKSGKIGKIKIISKLFRQLGTKYDDKSGDYEWADVVVSCGGGFLLTHGLSVMTLQHLLQIKVALDYKKPVVIYSQSIGPFYNKTIKFIASMVLKKVDKIFVREYISVKWLKSMGITESVEVVPDSAFSMHMQQSDEVDELIASIRRKHSGSLVGLTARDWHFPEVSDPQGHRARYVESLRYTVEHLEKTYQAKVLVMPQVLGPNAFNDDRIISREILNECKASGAELIDQDFNPRHLKYLYSHMDMFIGTRMHSNIFSLANSVPTVAINYEHKTKGIMELLELNDYIIDINEITSEKLTEMVDRCWLNRETVRQYLNARIPEVVSSATLPAQFIGKLNKKTPSKPSLHHTKTLSSS, from the coding sequence ATGAACGTTCTCATTATTAATGCACACTCTTCGATGAACAAAGGAGATGCCGGTATTATGCTCTCCATGATTGATAGTTTGCGCTCATCGATCGATTCATGCAACATAAAAATCAAAACACGATTTCCCGAAGTCGACGCGCCTGTTTACGATGTCAGCGTAGCAGAGTGTATTGAAAATATTAAAGATAAGAAGAGTGGCAAAATTGGAAAAATTAAAATAATTTCTAAGCTATTTCGCCAGCTTGGTACAAAGTATGACGATAAGAGTGGTGACTATGAGTGGGCGGATGTAGTAGTCAGTTGCGGAGGTGGATTTCTATTAACTCACGGGTTGAGCGTTATGACTTTACAACATCTCCTACAGATAAAGGTTGCTTTAGATTATAAGAAGCCAGTTGTAATTTATTCTCAATCAATTGGGCCATTTTACAACAAAACGATCAAATTCATTGCTTCCATGGTGCTAAAAAAAGTAGACAAGATTTTCGTCAGGGAATACATATCTGTGAAATGGCTGAAATCAATGGGGATTACGGAGAGTGTTGAAGTCGTTCCAGATTCAGCTTTTAGCATGCATATGCAGCAATCGGATGAAGTTGATGAGCTAATTGCATCAATCAGAAGAAAGCACTCTGGGTCCTTAGTAGGTTTAACCGCACGTGATTGGCATTTCCCGGAGGTAAGTGATCCCCAAGGTCACCGTGCTAGATATGTAGAGAGTCTCAGGTATACTGTCGAGCATTTGGAGAAAACATATCAAGCCAAAGTACTTGTAATGCCACAAGTATTGGGGCCAAACGCATTCAATGATGATCGGATTATAAGTCGAGAAATTCTAAATGAATGTAAAGCTAGTGGTGCAGAACTTATTGATCAGGACTTTAATCCACGTCATCTGAAATATTTATATTCACATATGGATATGTTTATCGGAACAAGAATGCACTCTAATATCTTCTCATTAGCTAACTCTGTCCCAACTGTTGCCATTAATTATGAGCATAAAACAAAAGGGATCATGGAGCTCTTGGAATTGAATGATTATATCATCGATATTAATGAAATTACTTCAGAGAAACTGACCGAGATGGTAGATCGTTGCTGGTTGAATCGAGAAACAGTGAGACAATATTTGAATGCCCGAATTCCGGAGGTAGTTTCATCGGCAACACTGCCGGCTCAATTCATCGGAAAGTTGAATAAAAAAACACCATCTAAACCGTCACTGCATCATACAAAGACACTTTCTTCATCATAG
- a CDS encoding glycosyltransferase: MKIAFLVGNFPALSETFILNQIVGFLEQGHEVDIYADHNRKEAKVHPDVANFNLLSRCYYLPENKLGRAMKGIALLLRNWKLIKTVNIFKYGKGILSLRTLYTADQFNRRGNYDIVYCHFGNIGNIGAIIKDAGFMPGKLVTTFHGYDISALVKEKGRDVFQLLFEKGDLFLPISNNWKSELVKLGCSEQKISVHRMGIDTDKFALKLRSLSNGETVRLVTIARLVEKKGVEYGIRAVAKVLQKHPNLKLEYLIVGNGPLRSRLEEVISQTGMEQHIKLLGWREQQEVIAILEGAHIFLAPSITASNGDQEGIPVVLMESLSMGIPVISTLHSGIPELIQDTVSGYLVPEKEVESLVEKINLLTNHHQEWSTMGIKGRQYVEENYNIRTLNDNLIGLFQRIVS; this comes from the coding sequence ATGAAGATAGCATTCTTGGTCGGAAATTTTCCAGCTTTATCGGAAACATTTATATTGAATCAAATTGTAGGTTTCCTTGAACAAGGACATGAAGTTGATATCTATGCGGATCATAACCGAAAGGAAGCTAAGGTTCATCCCGATGTAGCCAATTTTAATCTTCTCTCTAGATGCTATTATTTGCCGGAAAACAAGCTTGGTAGAGCAATGAAAGGCATCGCTTTGTTACTACGCAATTGGAAGTTGATTAAAACCGTTAATATATTCAAGTATGGTAAAGGGATACTTTCACTTCGTACTCTTTACACTGCTGATCAGTTTAATAGAAGAGGAAATTACGATATTGTTTATTGCCACTTTGGTAACATTGGGAATATTGGAGCCATTATTAAAGATGCTGGCTTTATGCCAGGTAAACTTGTGACGACTTTTCATGGTTATGATATTTCGGCTCTGGTCAAGGAAAAAGGTAGAGATGTATTCCAACTCCTATTTGAAAAAGGAGACTTATTTTTGCCAATTAGCAATAATTGGAAAAGCGAGCTGGTTAAACTTGGGTGCAGTGAACAGAAAATTAGCGTTCATAGAATGGGGATCGATACTGATAAATTCGCACTGAAATTGAGATCTCTTTCTAATGGAGAAACCGTACGCCTCGTAACAATTGCCAGATTAGTTGAAAAAAAAGGTGTAGAATACGGTATTCGTGCAGTTGCTAAGGTTCTTCAGAAGCACCCAAATTTAAAACTCGAATATCTAATTGTTGGGAATGGTCCTCTAAGGTCAAGGCTGGAGGAAGTAATTAGTCAAACAGGGATGGAACAGCATATCAAACTTCTTGGGTGGCGAGAGCAGCAGGAAGTAATCGCTATTCTTGAAGGAGCCCACATCTTTTTAGCACCAAGCATCACGGCTTCAAATGGAGATCAAGAAGGGATACCTGTTGTATTGATGGAATCATTGTCTATGGGAATTCCTGTGATCTCAACTTTACATAGTGGTATTCCTGAGTTAATTCAGGATACAGTTTCGGGTTATCTTGTACCCGAGAAAGAAGTAGAGTCATTAGTTGAAAAAATCAATCTTTTAACGAATCATCATCAAGAGTGGTCAACTATGGGGATTAAGGGAAGACAATATGTTGAGGAAAACTACAATATTCGTACCTTAAATGATAATTTGATAGGACTTTTTCAAAGAATCGTTTCTTGA
- a CDS encoding glycosyltransferase family 4 protein translates to MKVAIIHDWLVTYTGAEKVLEQLLLLFPEADLYSIVDFLPPEQRAFIQDKPVHTTFIQKIPLAKKYYRHFLPLMPLAIERLDMSSYDLVISSSHAVAKGIITGPDQTHICYIHSPIRYAWDLQHQYLKESNLNKGFKSLIVTEMLHRMRQWDLRTQNGVDHFIANSQFIARRVWKVYRRKASVIYPPVDTTSFTYSADKEDYYLTASRFVPYKKIDVIVEAFNRMPDKKLVIIGTGPDFKKIKDIANSNISLLGYQPFDVLHEHMKKAKAFVFAAEEDFGIVPVEAQACGTPVIAFGKGGALETVVGLEKSNPTGVFFYDQTPDSIQKAVTEFEQAGSRILPENCRKNSLNFSVERFRSQITKFIENNANQDDGEIEFKSSYEKMLV, encoded by the coding sequence ATGAAGGTGGCAATTATACATGATTGGTTAGTTACTTATACTGGTGCTGAAAAAGTACTAGAACAGCTTCTATTGCTTTTTCCTGAAGCAGATCTTTACAGTATAGTTGATTTTTTGCCACCGGAACAGCGAGCATTTATTCAGGATAAACCCGTTCATACGACCTTTATTCAGAAAATACCGTTGGCAAAAAAATACTATCGACATTTTCTTCCATTAATGCCTCTGGCTATTGAGCGATTGGATATGTCTTCATACGATCTGGTAATTTCCAGTTCGCATGCTGTGGCGAAAGGTATTATCACTGGGCCGGATCAGACACATATATGTTATATCCATTCTCCAATTCGTTATGCTTGGGATTTGCAGCATCAATATTTAAAAGAATCAAATTTAAATAAAGGATTCAAAAGTCTAATCGTTACCGAAATGCTTCACCGTATGAGGCAATGGGATTTAAGAACGCAAAATGGAGTCGATCATTTTATTGCGAACTCACAGTTTATTGCAAGACGAGTCTGGAAAGTATATCGAAGGAAAGCATCAGTAATCTATCCACCAGTTGATACAACTTCCTTCACATACAGTGCTGATAAAGAAGATTACTATCTTACAGCTTCGAGGTTTGTGCCCTATAAAAAAATCGATGTGATCGTTGAAGCTTTCAATCGCATGCCAGATAAAAAGCTGGTTATTATCGGTACTGGGCCAGATTTTAAAAAGATCAAAGATATTGCTAATAGTAATATTTCCCTGCTTGGTTATCAACCATTTGATGTGCTTCATGAGCATATGAAAAAAGCAAAGGCATTCGTGTTCGCTGCGGAAGAGGATTTCGGCATCGTTCCAGTAGAAGCTCAGGCTTGCGGGACACCGGTTATAGCCTTCGGAAAAGGGGGAGCTTTGGAAACGGTTGTCGGATTGGAAAAAAGCAATCCTACTGGGGTTTTCTTTTATGATCAAACGCCCGATTCTATTCAGAAAGCAGTAACAGAGTTTGAACAGGCTGGAAGCAGGATTCTTCCCGAAAATTGCAGAAAGAATTCTTTGAATTTCTCGGTAGAGCGATTTCGTTCGCAGATTACCAAATTTATCGAAAATAACGCCAATCAAGATGACGGAGAAATTGAGTTTAAGAGCAGCTATGAAAAAATGTTGGTCTAA
- a CDS encoding glycosyltransferase family 4 protein has product MKSIYINGRFLSQSITGVQRYALELIKAIDLVIDVDKQLQKSFSFELLVPSEIRYEPELKHIKIRKVGKLKGHLWEQLELPFFARMGLLVNLCNTAPILKKIQTVTIHDAAVFANPSQYTLTFRLWYRFLYRVLGIKNGKIITVSNFSKNELQKYSKIRAENLKVIYEGKEHILNISEEDSILQKYGLKKNRYVLAVSSNSPNKNFHAIVKAISLLEPMDYDIVIAGGSSSKIYAQNKIPVSDRVKLVGYVSDQELKALYQNAGCFVYPSFYEGFGLPPLEAMTCGCPVIVSNAGSLPEIFEEAALYCNPDSVTDVAEKIALVMQDTDLQNQLRQKGMHHVKKFQWDQSASQSLLVFKEALK; this is encoded by the coding sequence TTGAAAAGCATCTATATTAACGGCAGGTTTTTATCTCAATCTATTACGGGTGTGCAGCGCTATGCTCTGGAACTTATCAAAGCTATTGACCTAGTAATAGATGTAGATAAACAATTACAAAAGAGCTTTTCTTTTGAGCTTCTCGTTCCTAGCGAAATTCGTTATGAACCAGAACTAAAACATATTAAAATTAGAAAAGTTGGAAAATTAAAGGGTCACCTTTGGGAGCAACTTGAGCTTCCTTTTTTTGCGAGGATGGGTTTGTTGGTCAATTTATGTAATACAGCTCCAATCTTGAAAAAAATACAAACCGTAACAATTCATGATGCTGCGGTATTCGCAAATCCATCTCAGTATACACTGACATTCCGGTTATGGTATCGGTTTTTGTACAGAGTGCTAGGTATTAAGAATGGCAAAATCATTACGGTTTCAAATTTTTCAAAGAATGAATTGCAGAAATATTCAAAAATAAGGGCAGAAAATCTTAAAGTCATCTACGAAGGAAAAGAGCATATTCTAAACATTTCAGAAGAAGACAGTATTCTTCAAAAGTATGGCTTGAAAAAAAACCGTTATGTGTTGGCAGTAAGCAGCAATAGTCCCAACAAAAATTTTCATGCAATTGTAAAGGCTATCTCACTGCTTGAACCGATGGATTATGACATTGTTATTGCTGGTGGATCAAGTAGCAAAATTTACGCTCAAAATAAGATTCCTGTCTCTGACCGTGTCAAACTTGTAGGATATGTAAGCGATCAGGAGTTAAAAGCACTATATCAGAATGCAGGCTGCTTTGTGTATCCTTCATTCTATGAAGGTTTTGGACTTCCCCCGCTAGAGGCAATGACATGCGGTTGTCCAGTCATTGTATCTAATGCCGGTTCACTACCAGAAATTTTTGAAGAGGCTGCTTTGTACTGTAATCCTGACAGTGTGACAGATGTGGCTGAAAAAATTGCGTTAGTAATGCAGGATACCGATTTACAAAATCAACTGAGACAAAAAGGCATGCACCATGTAAAAAAATTTCAATGGGATCAAAGCGCATCGCAGTCCCTTCTGGTATTTAAGGAGGCTCTCAAATGA
- a CDS encoding glycosyltransferase family 4 protein — protein sequence MKILYFNTLYTPNSVGGAEKSLQLLVEYLIQKQIEPVIVTLSTEDNIDYVNGVKVYYIKHSNIYWLKDSSSQRAPAKALWHVIDILNPMILKKISAIIEAEKPEIIHTNNISGFSVAPWIAAKRRNIPVAHTLRDYNLLCVKSTMFKDNKNCSQRCGECALLTGAKKSFSNQGYVNKLIGISDFILNKHKQFGYFKDVDSVRIFNGIKLNDRVMENREKNNKEKNNKEKTVKFLFMGRIEETKGVKVILDFFNHFPEAELHLGGKIHDKSVKQQIDNNGYAKNIRFLGHIKPEEEVHKYDAVIVPSLWHEPFGRVVIEGYLYGKPIIGAKRGGISEIIQDEKTGYLFEPNDTLSLKDAINRFIKNTDRLKLSDQISEYVENFDMNILGVQYLDVYTQLLSERLYQINS from the coding sequence GTGAAAATTTTGTATTTCAATACTTTATATACACCGAATTCTGTTGGTGGAGCAGAAAAATCGCTGCAGTTACTAGTTGAATATTTAATCCAAAAGCAAATAGAACCTGTTATTGTGACTTTGTCTACAGAGGATAATATTGACTATGTAAATGGTGTGAAAGTTTATTATATCAAACACTCGAATATTTACTGGTTAAAAGATTCAAGCTCGCAGCGGGCTCCTGCAAAAGCATTATGGCATGTGATTGATATTCTTAACCCTATGATACTAAAAAAAATTTCGGCTATTATAGAAGCAGAAAAGCCAGAGATAATACATACTAATAATATTTCTGGTTTTTCAGTTGCTCCATGGATTGCTGCAAAAAGACGAAATATTCCTGTTGCTCATACTTTAAGAGATTATAATTTACTTTGTGTAAAAAGCACTATGTTTAAAGACAATAAGAACTGTAGCCAGAGGTGTGGTGAATGTGCGCTCTTGACTGGAGCAAAGAAGTCATTTTCTAATCAAGGGTATGTGAATAAGCTTATTGGAATATCCGATTTCATCCTTAATAAACATAAGCAGTTTGGATATTTCAAAGATGTTGATTCGGTTCGAATTTTTAATGGAATTAAATTGAATGATCGAGTAATGGAAAATAGAGAAAAAAATAATAAAGAAAAAAATAATAAAGAAAAAACAGTGAAGTTTTTATTTATGGGTAGAATTGAAGAAACTAAAGGAGTTAAAGTCATTCTTGATTTCTTTAATCATTTTCCGGAAGCAGAGCTGCATTTAGGGGGTAAAATTCACGACAAAAGTGTAAAACAGCAAATTGATAACAATGGATACGCCAAGAATATTCGTTTTCTAGGACATATTAAACCTGAAGAAGAAGTCCATAAATATGATGCAGTTATTGTTCCCTCTTTATGGCATGAGCCTTTTGGTCGAGTAGTAATTGAAGGGTATTTATACGGTAAACCCATCATTGGAGCAAAAAGAGGAGGAATATCCGAAATTATTCAGGATGAAAAAACAGGGTACCTTTTTGAGCCAAATGATACTTTAAGTCTAAAAGATGCCATTAATCGATTTATTAAAAATACAGATCGATTGAAGTTAAGTGATCAAATAAGTGAATACGTAGAAAATTTTGATATGAATATTTTAGGGGTACAATATTTAGATGTGTACACTCAATTGCTAAGCGAGAGATTATATCAAATAAACAGTTAA
- a CDS encoding sugar transferase yields the protein MTPSSQQDEALMNVSDYYSNQLLSEKSQNLALYSFLKRSLDFVSALCGIIVLTPLFILIAILIKIEDPRGSVFFYQTRVGKAEKPFRMYKFRSMVSNAEERLKDLLDKNEIQGAMFKMKDDPRITKVGKFIRKTSLDELPQLVNVLKGDMSLVGPRPPLPREVAVYTEYDKLRLTVKPGCTGLWQVSGRNDLSFKEMVDLDIKYIRNRSLLQDIKIILKTIKIILLPNSAF from the coding sequence ATGACGCCTTCGAGTCAACAAGATGAAGCATTAATGAATGTGTCAGATTATTATTCAAATCAATTATTAAGTGAAAAGAGCCAAAATCTGGCTCTTTATTCATTTCTGAAACGATCACTCGACTTTGTTAGTGCCCTGTGTGGAATAATTGTCCTGACACCTCTTTTTATTTTGATTGCAATTTTAATTAAAATTGAAGACCCTCGCGGATCAGTGTTTTTTTATCAGACTAGAGTAGGGAAAGCTGAAAAACCGTTCAGGATGTACAAATTTCGTTCAATGGTTAGCAACGCCGAAGAGAGATTAAAAGATTTGCTTGATAAAAATGAAATTCAGGGTGCAATGTTCAAAATGAAGGATGATCCACGCATTACGAAGGTTGGTAAATTCATACGAAAAACCAGCCTTGATGAACTGCCTCAGCTTGTGAATGTGTTAAAAGGAGATATGTCTTTAGTTGGTCCTCGTCCACCACTTCCAAGAGAAGTGGCGGTATATACAGAATATGACAAGCTCCGATTGACAGTGAAACCTGGTTGTACTGGTCTTTGGCAAGTAAGCGGAAGAAATGACTTAAGCTTCAAGGAAATGGTTGACCTTGATATTAAATACATTCGTAATCGGAGTTTGTTGCAAGATATTAAAATTATATTAAAGACAATTAAAATTATTTTGCTGCCTAACTCAGCATTCTGA